From one Peptoniphilaceae bacterium AMB_02 genomic stretch:
- a CDS encoding sugar transferase: MDVEKILERKKFQLAVKRLFDIFASGLGLVVLAIPMLIISLIIKLDSEGEVLFKQERVGLNGVPFKIFKFRTMVADAPSKGREITVGADSRITKVGNVLRKAKLDELPQLINVFTGDMSLVGPRPEVPRYVAMYSPEQRSVLMIRPGITDLASIEYRDESKVLAESSDPEKTYIEEIMPHKLKLNAEYIKNLGLFYDIGLIFRTFLAILK; this comes from the coding sequence ATGGATGTTGAGAAAATTTTAGAGAGAAAAAAGTTTCAGCTTGCGGTTAAAAGATTGTTTGACATTTTTGCTTCAGGTTTAGGACTTGTTGTTTTAGCAATCCCTATGCTTATTATCTCTCTTATTATCAAACTTGACTCCGAAGGAGAGGTGCTTTTTAAGCAAGAGAGGGTAGGACTTAACGGTGTTCCCTTCAAGATTTTTAAGTTCCGTACAATGGTCGCAGATGCACCATCAAAAGGAAGAGAAATCACTGTCGGTGCAGATAGCAGGATTACTAAGGTTGGAAATGTGCTAAGAAAGGCTAAGCTGGACGAACTTCCTCAGCTTATCAATGTTTTCACCGGGGATATGAGCTTAGTGGGTCCAAGGCCTGAAGTTCCGAGATATGTAGCTATGTATTCTCCCGAACAAAGATCGGTTCTGATGATAAGACCGGGTATTACTGACCTGGCTTCTATAGAATACAGGGATGAATCCAAAGTCTTGGCGGAATCCTCAGATCCGGAAAAGACTTATATTGAAGAAATAATGCCGCATAAGTTAAAACTAAATGCTGAATATATAAAAAACTTGGGATTGTTTTATGATATTGGTCTTATATTCAGGACTTTCTTGGCTATATTAAAGTAA
- a CDS encoding DegT/DnrJ/EryC1/StrS family aminotransferase, with translation MKIQLIDLKRQYGTISEEADKAIVDVLHSAQYIMGENVKSFEAEFANYVGVNHAISCGNGTDALVIALRALGIGEGDEVITTPFTFFATAESISFVGATPVFVDVELDSYNIDPEKIEAAINEKTKAIMPVHIFGQCAKMDRIMEIAKKHNLYVIEDVAQAAGASYKGKMAGSFGDINTFSFFPTKNLGCAGDGGMIVTDDENLATVLKALRAHGSGEVGQRAYNYLNDIEEEIVADEGADNTVYNPLKYYNYLIGHNSRLDELQAALLRVKLPKLDGWNKRRAEISKMYIDALVDTDLVTPVTTEGSNHIYHLFILQSEKRDELIKFLSDAGIATGVYYPVPMHLQKVYKGLGYSIGDLPNAEYLSERTFAIPLFAELTDEEIRYIISKLLEF, from the coding sequence ATGAAAATTCAATTAATTGATTTAAAAAGACAGTATGGTACCATTAGTGAAGAAGCAGATAAAGCCATAGTCGATGTGCTTCATTCTGCACAGTATATTATGGGAGAGAATGTAAAGAGTTTCGAAGCTGAGTTCGCGAATTATGTAGGAGTAAATCATGCTATTTCTTGTGGTAACGGAACAGATGCACTCGTAATTGCTCTTAGGGCTCTTGGGATAGGCGAGGGTGATGAAGTTATTACCACACCATTTACTTTCTTTGCAACTGCTGAGAGTATTTCATTCGTGGGAGCTACTCCGGTATTTGTAGATGTTGAACTGGACAGCTATAATATAGATCCTGAAAAAATCGAGGCTGCCATCAATGAAAAGACAAAGGCAATAATGCCTGTTCATATTTTTGGACAATGTGCTAAGATGGATAGGATTATGGAGATTGCTAAGAAACATAATCTCTATGTTATCGAGGATGTGGCTCAAGCTGCAGGTGCCAGTTATAAAGGGAAGATGGCAGGTAGCTTTGGAGACATAAATACTTTTTCGTTTTTCCCTACAAAGAATCTTGGTTGCGCCGGAGATGGTGGGATGATTGTAACTGATGATGAAAATCTAGCTACTGTCTTAAAGGCTCTAAGAGCCCATGGCAGTGGAGAGGTTGGTCAGAGAGCTTACAATTATCTGAATGATATTGAAGAAGAGATTGTAGCGGATGAAGGTGCTGATAATACCGTATATAATCCACTTAAATACTATAATTACTTGATAGGTCATAATTCCAGATTAGATGAATTGCAAGCTGCCCTTTTAAGAGTTAAATTACCGAAACTTGATGGCTGGAACAAAAGACGTGCAGAGATTTCCAAGATGTATATTGATGCTCTCGTGGATACCGATTTAGTAACTCCGGTGACTACTGAAGGTTCTAATCATATATACCATCTGTTTATTTTACAATCAGAGAAAAGGGATGAATTGATTAAATTTTTGTCAGATGCCGGAATAGCAACAGGTGTTTATTATCCGGTGCCAATGCATTTACAAAAGGTCTATAAGGGTTTAGGCTACTCAATAGGCGATCTACCAAATGCCGAGTATCTTTCTGAAAGAACTTTTGCAATTCCTCTCTTTGCAGAGTTGACAGATGAAGAGATTAGATATATAATTAGCAAGTTATTGGAGTTTTAG
- a CDS encoding DegT/DnrJ/EryC1/StrS family aminotransferase: MKIKFSPPDISQMEIDEVIDTLKSGWITTGPKTKELEKLISKYVYTNSAVCLNSATAAMEMSLRYLGIGPGDEVITTPYTYSASASVITHVGAKVVMVDITEDGFEMDYDRVAAAITTKTKAIIPVDIGGVPCNYDKVIEAIESKKSLFKPENEIQERVGRVAIIADAAHSFGASFKGKTVAEWADLTCYSFHAVKNLTTAEGGAVTWRKGLFDDAQTYEEFQLLSLHGQNKDALAKMQLGAWEYDIVAPNYKCNMTDIMAALGLAQLKRYPKLLNRRREIIQRYDNGFKGSEVVPMIHFTTDKIGTGHLYIVNIDDYDEQGRNNLIIEMAERGISTNVHYKPLPMHTAYKNLGFKISDFPNAYKRYENALTLPLHTLLSDMDVDFVIASLLDIVK, translated from the coding sequence ATGAAAATAAAATTTTCACCACCGGATATCTCACAAATGGAGATAGATGAAGTTATTGATACTTTAAAGTCGGGTTGGATTACTACCGGACCTAAGACAAAGGAGCTTGAAAAGTTAATAAGTAAATATGTTTATACAAATTCTGCAGTTTGCTTAAATTCAGCAACTGCTGCTATGGAGATGTCACTTAGATATCTTGGGATAGGTCCGGGCGATGAAGTCATTACCACTCCCTATACTTATAGTGCATCAGCATCGGTTATTACACATGTAGGTGCTAAAGTAGTAATGGTGGATATAACGGAAGACGGTTTTGAAATGGATTATGATAGAGTGGCCGCTGCTATCACTACCAAGACAAAAGCTATTATCCCTGTTGATATAGGGGGTGTTCCTTGTAATTATGATAAAGTTATAGAGGCGATTGAGTCTAAAAAAAGTCTCTTCAAGCCAGAAAATGAAATCCAGGAAAGAGTCGGTAGAGTTGCCATAATAGCTGATGCAGCACATTCTTTCGGGGCTTCATTCAAGGGTAAAACCGTGGCAGAATGGGCAGATTTGACATGTTACTCCTTCCATGCAGTAAAAAACTTAACTACTGCTGAAGGTGGGGCTGTAACTTGGAGAAAGGGACTTTTTGATGATGCTCAAACCTATGAGGAGTTTCAACTGCTTTCCCTTCATGGACAAAACAAGGATGCCCTTGCGAAGATGCAGCTTGGAGCATGGGAATATGATATAGTAGCTCCAAATTATAAATGCAATATGACTGATATAATGGCTGCACTAGGTCTAGCACAGTTAAAGAGATATCCTAAGCTTTTAAATAGAAGAAGAGAAATCATTCAAAGATATGACAATGGATTTAAAGGGTCTGAAGTTGTGCCTATGATTCACTTTACAACAGACAAGATAGGCACGGGACATTTATATATTGTAAATATAGATGATTATGATGAGCAAGGTAGAAACAATCTAATCATTGAAATGGCTGAGAGAGGAATCTCTACAAATGTTCACTATAAACCGCTGCCCATGCACACTGCATATAAGAATCTAGGTTTTAAGATTTCTGATTTTCCAAACGCATATAAGAGATACGAAAATGCACTGACACTACCTCTTCACACGCTTCTAAGCGATATGGATGTAGATTTTGTAATTGCCAGTCTTTTAGATATAGTTAAATAA